In a genomic window of Rubrivirga sp. SAORIC476:
- a CDS encoding penicillin-binding transpeptidase domain-containing protein, producing the protein MSPTALTALLLVALAACAPPASVPATTEADVDADAVADWSAAFEAEGAVGTMVLLDTQTGRTTRHDPDRAAERFSPASTSKIYNSLVFLDRGVISDVDSLFAWDGVERWAEVWNRDHSLRSGLEVSAVWLFQRAALQVGRGGYDDVFAREPFGNSTMSDALETSWLDGTWRVSADEQVAFLDRLRRGALAFSAEDQATVRDILPVLAEAGEVRVKGKTGWYVREPDPELGWLVGWVERPDGDLVFAMNAEQASGASFDIMRGRLRIVRAILEGEGLWPVDPDEAP; encoded by the coding sequence ATGAGCCCGACTGCCCTGACCGCCCTGCTCCTCGTCGCCCTCGCCGCGTGTGCCCCGCCCGCCTCGGTCCCCGCCACGACCGAGGCGGACGTGGACGCGGACGCGGTGGCCGACTGGTCGGCGGCGTTCGAGGCCGAGGGTGCCGTCGGGACGATGGTGCTGCTGGACACGCAGACGGGACGGACCACCCGGCACGACCCGGACCGGGCGGCTGAGCGGTTCTCGCCCGCGTCCACGTCCAAGATCTACAACAGCCTCGTCTTCCTCGACCGGGGCGTGATCTCCGACGTGGACTCCCTGTTCGCCTGGGACGGTGTGGAGCGGTGGGCGGAGGTCTGGAACCGTGACCACTCCCTGCGCTCAGGGCTGGAGGTCTCAGCGGTCTGGCTGTTTCAGCGCGCAGCCCTCCAGGTCGGCCGCGGTGGGTACGACGACGTCTTCGCAAGGGAGCCCTTCGGCAACAGCACGATGAGCGACGCGCTGGAGACGTCGTGGCTGGACGGCACGTGGCGCGTCTCGGCCGACGAGCAGGTCGCCTTCCTCGACCGACTCCGCCGCGGAGCCCTGGCGTTCTCGGCCGAGGACCAGGCGACGGTCCGCGACATCCTCCCCGTGCTCGCCGAGGCGGGCGAGGTGCGGGTCAAGGGCAAGACCGGCTGGTACGTCCGCGAGCCCGACCCGGAGCTCGGCTGGCTCGTCGGCTGGGTGGAGCGGCCCGATGGGGACCTGGTGTTCGCGATGAACGCGGAGCAGGCTTCCGGCGCATCGTTCGACATCATGCGAGGTCGGCTGCGGATCGTGCGGGCGATTCTGGAAGGCGAGGGTCTGTGGCCGGTCGATCCGGACGAGGCGCCGTAG
- a CDS encoding sodium-dependent transporter, with the protein MPDVSPNDTADAVDRGVWSSKLGFVLAASGSAIGLGNIVFFASNAYQFGGGAFYVPYFIALFVLGIPVMITEFSLGTMTGRSFPMALSKVVGAKGEFVGWWSLGSALFITMYYITILGWAFCMMVGALFGLMEGGATAPFAPFLEPSTGPNATAYFFGILSSWWPMIAVIAIWGMTLMALLKGTETIEKTVRVAVPLMWLFMIVLIIRGVTLPGGTDGVMYLFTPDLAGIAQPDVWKGAFSQMFFSLSLGLGTMTAYASYLPKDSDQVNNSFMVSLLNCGFEYIAGIAIFSMLFAFALNPAGSTLSLSFFAIPQGIAAFPFGVKLFGFAFFFLIVMAGVTSAISLVEGMASALIDKLGIDRKKALLMVAVPGLIGSMITALPFIVDPGLAGNGTVGLNFLDILDHWAFGYSLLTVGLIECVLLGWVFGAGNLRAFVNQHSKLKLGAWFDVLLRFIIPAILLTVIVWNLVIDLTGEQLYGAANPLGFVDWFPVVIPILWIVGTLSLATYLTRQPSAPDPTESPIATFEA; encoded by the coding sequence TTGCCCGACGTCTCCCCCAACGACACCGCCGACGCCGTCGATCGCGGCGTATGGTCCTCGAAACTCGGCTTCGTGCTGGCCGCGAGTGGCTCCGCCATCGGGCTGGGCAACATCGTGTTCTTCGCCTCGAACGCCTACCAGTTCGGCGGTGGCGCGTTCTACGTGCCGTACTTCATCGCGCTGTTCGTGCTCGGCATCCCGGTGATGATCACCGAGTTCAGCCTCGGCACGATGACCGGGCGGAGTTTCCCGATGGCGCTGTCGAAGGTCGTCGGGGCGAAGGGCGAGTTCGTGGGCTGGTGGTCGCTCGGGAGCGCCCTGTTTATCACGATGTACTACATCACGATCCTCGGCTGGGCCTTCTGCATGATGGTGGGCGCGCTGTTCGGGCTGATGGAGGGCGGAGCGACGGCCCCGTTCGCACCGTTCCTCGAACCGAGCACTGGCCCCAACGCGACCGCGTACTTCTTCGGCATCCTCTCCTCCTGGTGGCCGATGATTGCGGTGATCGCGATCTGGGGCATGACGCTAATGGCGCTGCTGAAGGGCACCGAGACCATCGAGAAGACGGTCCGCGTGGCCGTGCCGTTGATGTGGCTGTTCATGATCGTGCTGATCATCCGCGGCGTGACGCTGCCCGGCGGCACCGACGGCGTGATGTACCTCTTCACGCCGGACCTCGCGGGCATCGCCCAGCCGGACGTCTGGAAGGGCGCCTTCAGCCAGATGTTCTTCTCGCTGTCGCTCGGCCTCGGCACCATGACGGCCTACGCGAGCTACCTCCCGAAGGACTCGGACCAGGTCAACAACTCGTTCATGGTGAGCCTGCTCAACTGCGGGTTCGAGTACATCGCGGGCATCGCCATCTTCTCGATGCTGTTCGCCTTCGCCCTCAACCCGGCCGGGTCGACGCTGTCGCTCTCGTTCTTCGCCATCCCCCAGGGCATCGCGGCGTTCCCGTTCGGCGTCAAGCTGTTCGGCTTCGCGTTCTTCTTCCTGATCGTGATGGCGGGCGTCACAAGCGCGATCTCGCTCGTGGAGGGCATGGCAAGCGCGCTGATCGACAAGCTGGGCATCGACCGCAAGAAGGCGCTGCTGATGGTGGCCGTCCCCGGCCTGATCGGGTCCATGATCACGGCGCTCCCGTTCATCGTGGACCCCGGGCTGGCGGGCAACGGGACGGTGGGCCTCAACTTCCTCGACATCCTCGACCACTGGGCGTTCGGCTACAGCCTGCTGACGGTCGGCCTGATCGAGTGCGTGCTGCTCGGCTGGGTGTTCGGCGCGGGCAACCTGCGCGCGTTCGTCAATCAGCACTCGAAGCTCAAGCTCGGCGCGTGGTTCGACGTGCTGCTCCGGTTCATCATCCCGGCCATTCTGCTGACCGTCATCGTCTGGAACCTGGTGATCGACCTGACGGGCGAGCAGCTCTACGGCGCCGCCAACCCGCTCGGCTTCGTGGACTGGTTCCCGGTCGTGATTCCGATCCTGTGGATCGTCGGCACCCTCTCTCTCGCGACGTACCTGACCCGGCAGCCGTCGGCCCCTGACCCGACGGAGTCCCCCATCGCCACCTTCGAGGCCTGA